The Thermotoga maritima MSB8 region GCCGGATTTATGACGGGCAGTATCATAAACATAGATGGAGGTTCTACCGCTGTATGAGGAGGTCTTAGTGTGGATGTTATTCAGAGGATAAAGGAAAAATACGATGAGTTCACGAATGCAGAGAAAAAAATAGCTGATACCATCCTTTCTGATCCGAAGGGAATTATAGAGAGTTCCATCAGCGATCTCAGTGAAAAAGCAGGTGTGAAGAGTGAAGCTTCCGTCGTGAAGTTTTACAAAAAACTGGGGTTAAACAGCTTTCAGCAGTTCAAGGTGCTTTTAGCCCAGAGTATCTCCAGGGCACCGCTCGAGATCGTCTACGAAGATGTCTCAAGTGAGGACGATACGAAAACCATCACGGAAAAGATATTCAAAGCAACAGTGAGGGCCATCCTGGATACACTGAACTGGCTGGATATCGATTCCATTGAAAGAACCGTCGATCTGTTCAAAAACGCTCAGAGGATCATATTCATTGGTTTTGCAGCTTCGGCCGCCGTTGCCTTCGATGCGTTTCATAAATTCACAAGAATTGGAAAAAACTGTCTGTTTTCCAACGATGAACACATCATAGCAGCCATTCTTGCCACAGCCTCACCAAGCGATCTGCTGGTTGCCATATCGCACACTGGAGAAACGATCTCCGTGGTGAACTTCGCTAAGAAAGCGAAAGAAATGAAAATGCCAGTTGTTACAATCACAGGGAATAGAAAATCCACGCTCGCGAAGTACTCAGATGTTGTTCTTGCCACCAATACGAAAGAAACGAAAATAAGAACCGATGCAATGACTTCGAGGATAGTCCAGCTTGTGATTCTTGACACGATATACACACTCTTAGCAGCAAGAGATCCAAGGGCAATAGAAAATCTCAACAAGAGTAGACTCGCAGTCTCAGAATTGAAGTACTGAACCTGGAGGGGGAAGATATGAAAAAAATATTGATCGTGACACGAACCTTCGGAAAGTACTCTCAGGAACCTGTCGAATTCCTCAGAAAGGAAGGTTTCGAAATAATAAGATCCGATACTATAGACCCTGACATCCTGAAGGAAGTAGATGCTTTGATTGTGGGAACACACCCAGTAACAGCGGAAATGGTAGAAAACTCCAGTCTCAAGATCATAGCAAAGCACGGTGTGGGAGTGGACAACATAGATTTGGAAGCTGCCACGAAGAAAGGTATTCCCGTTACCATCACAGCCGGTGCGAATTCCCTTTCTGTTGCGGAACTTACAATCGCTTTCATCTTCGCACTGAGTAGGGGACTTGTATGGGCTCATAACAAACTGTTTCTCGAAAGAAGATGGGAAGGAACGGTGGGACAGGAAGTTTCTGGAAAAACACTGGGTGTGGTGGGGTTTGGCTCGATAGGAAGAGAAGTGGTTAAAAAGGCTGTCTGCCTTGGAATGAACGTACTGGTCTATGATCCTTACGTGAGCAAAGATAGTGTTAGATTACTGGAAGCCACCCCTGTTGATGATCTGGAACAGCTTTTGAAGGAAAGCGATTTCGTCTCACTCCATGTTCCGCTGAACGAAAGTACAAAGAACATGATAGGAGAAAGAGAACTTTCACTCATGAAGAAATCTGCTTTTTTGATCAACACCTCCCGCGGAGAGCTGGTGGATGAAGAAGCGCTTGTGAAAGCTTTGAAAGAAGGAAGAATAGCGGGTGCAGCCTTGGACGTCTTTTCTGAAGAACCTCCAGATGCCAATTCACCTCTTTTCGAATGTCCCAATCTCATCACCACGGCGCATATAGGTGCACACACAAAGGAAGCCATCTTCAGAATGAACATGATGGCCGCCCAATCTATTGTGGATTTCTTCAAAGGTAGAATACCAAGGTACGTGGTGAATAAAGAAGTGATCCGAATTTTGAAAGAAAAGGGTTATCAGGAAATATCTTGAATAGAAAAGGTTCGTGTGTTAAAATAACCACAGAGGCGAGCAGGCGTAGCTTCAAGCGGTGGAGCGCCGCCTTGGTAAGGCGGAGGGTGTGGGTTCGAGTCCCACCGCCTGCTCCATTTTCTATTTTCCTATCCCCAGGGGATGACATTGTGAAGAGAAGAAAATCAACAAGAACCAGTTCTTTTGGAGTAAAAGGCCGGGAAAGCCATGATTCATCTCCATTTTATAGTAGAGCGATCTATTCCAACTTTTCCCTTCCAAAACCTTCAGAGGAAGATCTCATCGAGAACCCACTTCCTGAAAATCTCTTAGACAAGGTCATTGAGGGGGATGCCAGAGAAGTTCTGAAAAAAATACCTGACTGTTCGATACATCTCATGGTGACTTCACCTCCGTACAATGTAGGGAAAGAATACGATGAAGATATGACTCTTGATGAATACCTTGAATTCATAGAAGAAATCATGAAAGAAGTGTACAGGGTTCTCGTCTGGGGTGGAAGAGCCTGTTTTAATGTAGCAAATCTTGGAAGAAAACCGTACATTCCTCTTCATGCGTATCTCATCCATTTGTTTGAAAAGATAGGCTTTTTGATACGTGGAGAGATCATTTGGGACAAAGGGGAAGCGGTGAGTGGTTCTTCGACTGCGTGGGGTTCGTGGATGTCTCCTGTAAATCCCGTGCTAAGAGATCAACACGAATATATAATTGTAATGAGTAAAGGAGATCTAAAGCGAAGAAAACCCAGTGATAGAGAAGCAAAATCAACAATAACAAGGGAAGAATTTTTAGAATTCACAAGGAGTGTGTGGAAATTTCCACCAGAGTCAGCTAAGAGAGTAGGACATCCTGCCCCCTTTCCTGAGGAACTTCCTTACCGTTGTATACAGCTCTACACCTTTAAAGGAGATGTCGTTCTCGATCCTTTTGCTGGTGTAGGAACAACTTGTGTGGCTGCCGTTAAAACAGGACGGCATTTTGTTGGAATAGAGATAAATCCCGAATACGTAAAAAAGGCCGAAGAAAGGGTAAAGGATATTCTCAGCAAACCTACTCTTTTTGAAGATCACTGTTGATATTTTTCTATCAACTCTTTTATGAGATCGTACCATCCTTTGAAATATTCTTCTTTTGCTTTGAGTATCAATTCAACGGGAAAAGGTTTGTAATCGATCTCTAAATAGTTTTCCTCTTTTTTTGAAAGCTCGATCAATCTTTTTACAGTAGAACTCTTCAATCCAAAACCACGCGGGTTTGTGTTGCTGCTCGGGAGTGAGTAGTACTCCTCCAACTTTGATTCATTTTTTTCTACTTCTCTCTGTAGGTCTCTCAATTTTTCTAAATCAATAACGCATAGTATTATTTTGTCTTTGTTTCTTGCAATGTAGAATATATCTGCCTGGAAGTTGAAAGTTAAAATTCTATCTTTGGTTGGGAATCCATCCCATGCTATTTTAACGTCGGAAAATCCTTCAGTTGTTTTTATACTGTACCTCTTTGTTGAGTCGTCTTGAAAAGTTATTTCAATATCCCAGTTTCTTTCTGTGTCTGGGGCTTGATTAACGGATTTTATGAAGTGTGAAAGTTCTTTTCTTATCATCTCAACTATGAAATTCTCACGCCTTTTACCTACATCGGGAGCTCTTCCTTCAAAATAAAAGATATCCCATGCTTTTCCAAGGATATCGATTCTCTCTTTGTTCTTTTTGAAAATATCAATGAGAGGATCCGTTTTTCTCATAAATCTTCTCCCCCTCCACAAACACCGCAATGGGATCATCCTCGAAAAGAAGTGGATTTCTCTCGTAGAGACAAAAGTCTGCTCTGTACCCTGCTTCTATCTTTCCTGTTTTTATTCCCACCTGACTTGCCCCCGCTTCCGTCATCAGGTAGAACGTTTCTTCTCTGGAGAAACCCATTTTGAGTGCGTGTTCTGCGATATATTTTGGGTCACACGGTGAAACGGGAGAATCCGAAGAGAAAGAGATAGAAACACCCGCTTTGAACATTCTGTAGAACGGATAGTGAAGAGCGTTCACCTTGACTTTCTTCAAAAGGGGCTGATCTTCGAAGAAGAAATGTGGCTGAACGGAAAAAGTGGTGTTTTTCACCCGTTGTAGATCCTTTTCCTGGACGAACTGAGCGTGGATGATTCTGTGACCGCGGTGTCTTTCGAGAACATCGAGAACAAGGCTCACCGCACTGTCTCCTATGGCGTGAACGTTCAAAATGAGATCGTGTTCGTCGCAGAAGCGAGCCAGTTCTTCGAGTTTTTCTTCTGTGAGAAGTTGCACACCCTGCGTTCCGTCGTCGTATTCACCGGAGATGAGAGCCGTTTTTGCTCCAAGGGAACCGTCCATGAAGACTTTGACTCCTTTAACGTGCACTCTCTTGTTGAGATCTCCGAAGTGTTCGGGTTTTAGATCCTTTGGTTTCAGCTTCTCGAAGAGTCTGATTCTGGAGTGTTTTATAATGGAAAGAAGCCTTTCCACGCTCACACCGTAAAGGTCATCGCTCTGAACGAATGTTACACCGTGTTTGAGAAATTCCTCTTCTCCTACTCTGTAGAATTCTGCTATTTTCTCTTTGAAGACGTATTCGTAGATCTTTTCCAAGTTCTCTACGAGATACCTTTCTTCGACTCCCAGAACCTCCATCGCTTTTTTGTTGAGAAACGCTTTGTGACCGCACCTTCTTATGAGAAAGACAGGCGCTTCGATTCTGTCCAACCTCTCAACAACCGATCCATCTGGTTCTTCGAACCAACCCCTTCCCACCACAACTTCACTGGTGAGATCTCTTTCGAAAAGCTCGTCCCAATCGTTGAACTGGACACTGAGTTTCGAAAAGCCCGTTCCCACAACGTGTGCGTGTGAATCGACAAAGCCAGGAACGAGGAAGTATCCTTTCGCATCGATGACAGGTTCACTCGATTTTTCGACGAATTCTCCGTTTTCCACGAACAGATCTTTTTGAACGAACTCCTTTCCGCTCCACACCAGGGCACCTTTTATTATCATTTCAATCCCCTGCTTCCCGGTTTTTCTGCCGGGATTCCCTGTTTGCAGAGTGGACAGTCTTCAGGATCGTAAACCGGAAGGTCGAGCTTCAGAAGACTTTCGAACGGAACTCCAAAGTCCACTTTTCCGCCGGAGCGATCGATGATGGAACCCACACACACCACGTTTGCTCCATACTCTTTCAAGAGCTCTATCACTTCCTTCACAGAACCACCCGTGGTCACCACGTCTTCAACTACCGCTACTTTTTCTCCAGGTTTCACGAAAAAACCCCTTCTTAGTTTCATCACTCCGTTTTCTCTTTCCGCGAACAACGACCTCGCTTTCAGGTACCTTGCAACGACGTACGAGAGTATCACTCCCCCCATTGCGGGACCCACTACTGTTTCAACATCGTATTTCTTCAGAAGCTTTGCTAATTCTTCTCCCACGACGTCGCCGTACTCTGGAAACTCGAAAAGACGTGCGCACTGCACGTATCTTGAGGAGTGTTTCCCGGAAGAGAGAATGAAGTGCCCTTCCATCAAAGCACCGGTTTTCTCGAGGATTTCCTTTATCACAGTCTCATCTCCTTTATCCTTTTGATCTTTTCTCTGGGATTTTCGCTCAGGTAGATCTCTCTTCCGAGCACAGCAAAATTCGCTATTCCCTTCATCTCTTCGAGCGTTACGACGTCCTTTTGATCGTCTGCTTTCACTTCCATTCTGATGCCGGGAACGAGAATTTTGCCTTTTATCTTCTCTCTCAGAGCCTTTGCCCATGGACCGGGAAGCACGAAATCACACCCAAGCTTGTTCAGTTTTTCTATCCTGTCCATGTAATCCTCGAGGGATCCTTCCATGGAAGTGAGTTTCACCACAACGAACACGTGTTTGTCTGTTGCACTGAGAGCCCTCTCCACGCTTTCGTATCCAGCGCAGGAGTGAACTGTGAAACCTATGATCGCCGGGTGATCCCAGCTCTTTATGGAACGTTCCACCGTTGAAGGGATATCGCAGAACTTCAGGTCGAGGATTATCTTCAAATTTCTCTTTGCGAGCTCGTCGAAGATCTTTTTCCCGTGTATGGCGAGGTTGTGACCCACCTTCACCACTTCGAAACTGCCGTTTTCGTCGATGAATCTGATAGGATCTTCCATGTCCAGACTGAGAACAGGTGTCATCTTTTCACCTCCAGCAGATATTTTCCAATTTCTTCCACAACACCGGGATCTTTGAAGAGAGCGCTTCCGACTCCTATCACGTCCGCTCCCACTTTCAGGAATTCTTCTGCGTCTTTCACGGAGTACACACCACCGCTTGCTATCACAAAGAGTTCTGGGAATCTTTTCTTCACTTCGTACACTGCCCTGAGGGCGATCGGTTTCAGCACGGGACCAGAAAGTCCTCCTAAGATCATCGTGTCTTTTTCAAAATGCAGTCCCCTCACCGTGTTCACGAGCGTGATTCCGTCCCACCCTGTTTTCATCACAAATTCCGCGGCATCTTCCACAAAGATACCCTCTACTCCCACTTTCGCTATCAAGAAGGAGTCGGGAAGTTCTTTTCTAAGTGTGTTCAGGAGTTTCTTCCACTCTTCCGCGTTTTTGACTATGGAGAGTCCTCCTTCTTTCACGTTCGGACAGGAGAAATTGAACTCCACCGCATAGAATCTGTCCGCTACCTTTTTGAACACACGGGCCACTTCCAGATACTCCTCGAAAGAATCACCGCCGAGACTTGCGATCATGGGAACGGGAAGTTCCGGAATGTTTTCAACGAACGCGTGTATTCCGGGGTTTTCCAGTCCGATCCTGTTTATCACGTAGAAATCGCTGTCTGCCATTCTGGGAGTGGGGTTTCCTTCTTTCGGATGGAGCGTGACGGTTTTCAGCAAAACACCGCCCACGTATCTGTGATCCATGAGCTTCAGATACTCTCCAAAGCCGGCAGGACCGGAGAGAAGAACAAGGGGAGGTTTCAGCTCCAGCACAGTTCATCACCTCTGAATATAGGACCATCGGTGCAGACGTGTTTCACACCCTCTTTTGTGAAGACGGCACAGGACTTACACGCTCCTATTCCGCATCCCATGTATTCTTCGAGCGAGAAGTAAACTTCTTTTCCTTTCAGGTGTTCCCAGCAGACTTTTTCCATTCCCCGAGAACCGGAGACGAGGTACCAGTCGTACTCTCCCGTGGAGGAGAGTTTACTCAAAAACTCCTCATCACCAACGGCCGTTTCGTGATCAAGTGGTATCTGGAAGGGAGTTCTGCTTCCCACGAGTACATCCACGTTCATCTTCTTTCGGAACGCTTCGGCCATCGTGAGGCATGTGGGAGAGATGATGAGAAGGCCTTTTCCAGGCTTTTCGAAGCCGTTTCCAAGAGGACCGTGACCTTTTATCTTCTCTGCTTCTTCGACGATCCACTTCGTTCCCTTTCCCTTCACCTGAACGGAGATCGCTGTGTGATCTTCCCAGTATCCGAGAACGAAAGGCTTTCTGACGAGTTTCGGTGTCTCCAACATGACGAACTGTCCTGGAGAGAAATCGATCCGCTCCTCGAAGAGAACGATCCAGGTATCCTCGTTCACTCTAATCGTTTTCTTTTTGGTCAGCAATAACCTCTCCATCTATCATCACCCATCTTCCTTTGAGTTTAAGAGCGACCACTTTTCCCTTCAGTCTGACACCGTCGAACATGGAATTCTTCCCTTTGCTTTTGAATTTTTTTGCGTCCACGATGAACTCTGCCTCCGGATCGATGAACACAAGAGTATCTTCTGTGAGACGAGCTTCAACACCGAGCACTTCGAGGGGCTTTTTCGTGAGTTTTTTTACGACGAGTTCGAGATCACCCAGGGCTGTGTAATAGGCAGGAAAGGCGATTTCTATGGATGTTGAGCCGTAGGGAGCGGTGAGAAAATCGTCCGGTTTTTCGTGGTGTGGCGCGTGATCCGTCGCTAGAACATCGATCACATCTTTTTTCACGGCCTCAATGAGAGCTCTTCTATCCTCCGGAGATCCGAGAGGAGGGTTGATCTTGAAGTTCGTGTTTTTGATGTCTTCGTAGCAGAAAAACAGGTGGTGCGGTGTTACTTCACAGCTGACCTTTGCCAGGTTCTTCAAAAACGATATCACTTCTACGGAGTACTTCGTTGTTACATGCTGGATGTGGAATCTTTCGAATCCGTACTCAAGGCCCGTCAGAACGGTTCGTGCTATGGCTATCGCTTCGTTCGATCTCGGTCTTTTCTGAAACGGTAGAGGAGCTCCCTCGTAGAAGATTCCATCCACCTCGTACATCTGGCTGTGGTCGAACCAGAGGGCTTTCTTTTTCTTTTTCATCGTTTCAACGAGTGTAGGGTAGTCGTACTCTATGCCGTCCGTTGAAAAGCCCACCACTCTTTCTCCTTCAGCTTCGATCGATCCGAAGGGAGAAACGGCAAAGAGAAACTCGACCGCTCTGTTTTTGGAGAGATCCAGGTGTCTTTCCAGAACTTCTTTGCTGTCTATGAGTGGCTTTGTATTGGGCTGTACCACCACTTTAAAAAAGCCTCCCACAAGGGAGGCTTCTTCTAAGGAGCTGTAATCTTCTCCACCATTGAGGCGAACATGAACGTGAAGATCGACAAAGGGAAACGTGGCAACCAATCCTTTCGAGGGAAAGGGTGTTTCTATTTCTTCTTCTATCCATTTCTTTCTAAACGGATCGTAGATCCTCACACTTTTCCCTCCGAATTCCTTTCCTGTTATTTTACCATCCACCTGGCGATCTCATCTATTACTCTTTTGTCAACGTGACCTTTCTTCATGTATTCAACCGGCGTTGATTTTCCTTCTCCTGAAATCATCAAGTGATTGAGATCGTCGAAGACGAGTATTTTCACATTTTCCCTGCCTGAAAGTTCCTTCAACCAGATCTCCTGGTCCTTTTCAGTCACCTGGTAGTCTCTGCCGCCGAAGATCAAAAGCATGGGGATGGTTAGTCTCTTCGCAATTGAAGCAGGATCTCTTTCTCTCAGATCGTAAAAGTACTTCGCGGGAGCTCCAAGGACGAATTCATCTGGAGGAA contains the following coding sequences:
- the pyrE gene encoding orotate phosphoribosyltransferase translates to MIKEILEKTGALMEGHFILSSGKHSSRYVQCARLFEFPEYGDVVGEELAKLLKKYDVETVVGPAMGGVILSYVVARYLKARSLFAERENGVMKLRRGFFVKPGEKVAVVEDVVTTGGSVKEVIELLKEYGANVVCVGSIIDRSGGKVDFGVPFESLLKLDLPVYDPEDCPLCKQGIPAEKPGSRGLK
- a CDS encoding dihydroorotate dehydrogenase, with product MLELKPPLVLLSGPAGFGEYLKLMDHRYVGGVLLKTVTLHPKEGNPTPRMADSDFYVINRIGLENPGIHAFVENIPELPVPMIASLGGDSFEEYLEVARVFKKVADRFYAVEFNFSCPNVKEGGLSIVKNAEEWKKLLNTLRKELPDSFLIAKVGVEGIFVEDAAEFVMKTGWDGITLVNTVRGLHFEKDTMILGGLSGPVLKPIALRAVYEVKKRFPELFVIASGGVYSVKDAEEFLKVGADVIGVGSALFKDPGVVEEIGKYLLEVKR
- a CDS encoding type II restriction-modification system DNA methyltransferase, yielding MKRRKSTRTSSFGVKGRESHDSSPFYSRAIYSNFSLPKPSEEDLIENPLPENLLDKVIEGDAREVLKKIPDCSIHLMVTSPPYNVGKEYDEDMTLDEYLEFIEEIMKEVYRVLVWGGRACFNVANLGRKPYIPLHAYLIHLFEKIGFLIRGEIIWDKGEAVSGSSTAWGSWMSPVNPVLRDQHEYIIVMSKGDLKRRKPSDREAKSTITREEFLEFTRSVWKFPPESAKRVGHPAPFPEELPYRCIQLYTFKGDVVLDPFAGVGTTCVAAVKTGRHFVGIEINPEYVKKAEERVKDILSKPTLFEDHC
- a CDS encoding amidohydrolase family protein produces the protein MIIKGALVWSGKEFVQKDLFVENGEFVEKSSEPVIDAKGYFLVPGFVDSHAHVVGTGFSKLSVQFNDWDELFERDLTSEVVVGRGWFEEPDGSVVERLDRIEAPVFLIRRCGHKAFLNKKAMEVLGVEERYLVENLEKIYEYVFKEKIAEFYRVGEEEFLKHGVTFVQSDDLYGVSVERLLSIIKHSRIRLFEKLKPKDLKPEHFGDLNKRVHVKGVKVFMDGSLGAKTALISGEYDDGTQGVQLLTEEKLEELARFCDEHDLILNVHAIGDSAVSLVLDVLERHRGHRIIHAQFVQEKDLQRVKNTTFSVQPHFFFEDQPLLKKVKVNALHYPFYRMFKAGVSISFSSDSPVSPCDPKYIAEHALKMGFSREETFYLMTEAGASQVGIKTGKIEAGYRADFCLYERNPLLFEDDPIAVFVEGEKIYEKNGSSH
- a CDS encoding dihydroorotate dehydrogenase, coding for MERLLLTKKKTIRVNEDTWIVLFEERIDFSPGQFVMLETPKLVRKPFVLGYWEDHTAISVQVKGKGTKWIVEEAEKIKGHGPLGNGFEKPGKGLLIISPTCLTMAEAFRKKMNVDVLVGSRTPFQIPLDHETAVGDEEFLSKLSSTGEYDWYLVSGSRGMEKVCWEHLKGKEVYFSLEEYMGCGIGACKSCAVFTKEGVKHVCTDGPIFRGDELCWS
- a CDS encoding type II restriction-modification system endonuclease; the protein is MRKTDPLIDIFKKNKERIDILGKAWDIFYFEGRAPDVGKRRENFIVEMIRKELSHFIKSVNQAPDTERNWDIEITFQDDSTKRYSIKTTEGFSDVKIAWDGFPTKDRILTFNFQADIFYIARNKDKIILCVIDLEKLRDLQREVEKNESKLEEYYSLPSSNTNPRGFGLKSSTVKRLIELSKKEENYLEIDYKPFPVELILKAKEEYFKGWYDLIKELIEKYQQ
- the pyrF gene encoding orotidine-5'-phosphate decarboxylase; the encoded protein is MTPVLSLDMEDPIRFIDENGSFEVVKVGHNLAIHGKKIFDELAKRNLKIILDLKFCDIPSTVERSIKSWDHPAIIGFTVHSCAGYESVERALSATDKHVFVVVKLTSMEGSLEDYMDRIEKLNKLGCDFVLPGPWAKALREKIKGKILVPGIRMEVKADDQKDVVTLEEMKGIANFAVLGREIYLSENPREKIKRIKEMRL
- a CDS encoding MurR/RpiR family transcriptional regulator, whose translation is MDVIQRIKEKYDEFTNAEKKIADTILSDPKGIIESSISDLSEKAGVKSEASVVKFYKKLGLNSFQQFKVLLAQSISRAPLEIVYEDVSSEDDTKTITEKIFKATVRAILDTLNWLDIDSIERTVDLFKNAQRIIFIGFAASAAVAFDAFHKFTRIGKNCLFSNDEHIIAAILATASPSDLLVAISHTGETISVVNFAKKAKEMKMPVVTITGNRKSTLAKYSDVVLATNTKETKIRTDAMTSRIVQLVILDTIYTLLAARDPRAIENLNKSRLAVSELKY
- a CDS encoding dihydroorotase, translated to MRIYDPFRKKWIEEEIETPFPSKGLVATFPFVDLHVHVRLNGGEDYSSLEEASLVGGFFKVVVQPNTKPLIDSKEVLERHLDLSKNRAVEFLFAVSPFGSIEAEGERVVGFSTDGIEYDYPTLVETMKKKKKALWFDHSQMYEVDGIFYEGAPLPFQKRPRSNEAIAIARTVLTGLEYGFERFHIQHVTTKYSVEVISFLKNLAKVSCEVTPHHLFFCYEDIKNTNFKINPPLGSPEDRRALIEAVKKDVIDVLATDHAPHHEKPDDFLTAPYGSTSIEIAFPAYYTALGDLELVVKKLTKKPLEVLGVEARLTEDTLVFIDPEAEFIVDAKKFKSKGKNSMFDGVRLKGKVVALKLKGRWVMIDGEVIADQKEND
- a CDS encoding phosphoglycerate dehydrogenase translates to MKKILIVTRTFGKYSQEPVEFLRKEGFEIIRSDTIDPDILKEVDALIVGTHPVTAEMVENSSLKIIAKHGVGVDNIDLEAATKKGIPVTITAGANSLSVAELTIAFIFALSRGLVWAHNKLFLERRWEGTVGQEVSGKTLGVVGFGSIGREVVKKAVCLGMNVLVYDPYVSKDSVRLLEATPVDDLEQLLKESDFVSLHVPLNESTKNMIGERELSLMKKSAFLINTSRGELVDEEALVKALKEGRIAGAALDVFSEEPPDANSPLFECPNLITTAHIGAHTKEAIFRMNMMAAQSIVDFFKGRIPRYVVNKEVIRILKEKGYQEIS